Proteins encoded by one window of Gambusia affinis linkage group LG17, SWU_Gaff_1.0, whole genome shotgun sequence:
- the barhl1b gene encoding barH-like homeobox 1b, producing the protein MEASTNGSSFGIDSLLSHRPGSPLSKADGLLPGECRSPLEFSPRSDVESGCSSPPSPRRECVEEAAQRQVHSAGLPPHLQHAQISAGAQQRTVTSSFLIRDILADCKPLAACAPYSSNGQPTQEAGRLAAKIADDFIEKIHSNSSSDSEYKVKEEGDREISSSRDSPQVRLKKPRKARTAFTDHQLAQLERSFERQKYLSVQDRMELAASLNLTDTQVKTWYQNRRTKWKRQTAVGLELLAEAGNYSALQRMFPSPYFYPQSLVSNLDPGAALYLYRGPSAPPPALQRPLVPRILLHGLQGGGEPPPPPPPPLPPMSGVLPRPAQQR; encoded by the exons ATGGAGGCGTCCACCAATGGGTCCAGTTTCGGCATCGACTCGCTGCTGTCCCACCGGCCGGGGAGCCCGCTGTCCAAGGCGGACGGCCTGCTGCCGGGGGAGTGCCGCTCGCCGCTGGAGTTCAGCCCCAGATCGGACGTGGAGAGCGGCTGCTCGTCGCCTCCGTCGCCCCGCAGGGAGTGCGTGGAGGAGGCAGCCCAGAGGCAAGTGCACAGCGCGGGGCTGCCGCCGCACCTGCAGCACGCACAGATCTCTGCGGGCGCGCAGCAGCGGACCGTCACCTCCTCCTTCCTCATCAGGGACATCCTGGCGGACTGCAAGCCGCTGGCCGCCTGCGCGCCCTACTCCAGCAACGGCCAGCCGACGCAGGAGGCCGGGCGGCTGGCCGCCAAGATAGCGGACGATTTCATCGAAAAGATCCACAGCAACTCCTCATCGGACAGCGAGTATAAAG TGAAAGAGGAGGGGGACCGGGAGATCTCCAGCAGCAGGGACAGCCCCCAGGTCCGGCTGAAGAAGCCCCGCAAGGCCCGGACGGCCTTCACGGACCACCAGCTGGCGCAGCTGGAGCGCAGCTTTGAGCGCCAAAAGTACCTGAGCGTCCAGGACCGGATGGAGCTGGCGGCCTCCCTCAACCTCACCGACACGCAGGTCAAGACCTGGTACCAGAACCGGAG GACAAAGTGGAAGCGGCAGACTGCGGTCGGGCTGGAGCTGCTGGCGGAAGCTGGGAACTACTCCGCCCTGCAGAGGATGTTCCCGTCCCCGTATTTCTACCCGCAGAGCCTGGTGTCCAACCTGGACCCCGGGGCGGCCTTGTACCTGTACAGGGGCCCCTCGGCGCCCCCGCCGGCCCTACAGAGACCGCTGGTCCCGCGGATCCTCCTGCACGGGCTGCAGGGGGGCGGAGAGCCGCCGCCGCCCCCGCCGCCTCCTCTACCCCCCATGTCCGGAGTGCTTCCCCGGCCTGCGCAGCAGCGGTGA